A genomic window from Streptomyces sp. NBC_00234 includes:
- a CDS encoding gas vesicle protein, producing the protein MTDVDFRQGSYPVSGPQTTNLADILERVLDKGIVIAGDIKIDLLDIELLTIRLRLFVASVDTAKKAGIDWWENDPALSSSASRSALQDENRELRERLKALESAADDASPQR; encoded by the coding sequence GTGACTGACGTCGACTTCAGACAGGGGTCCTATCCCGTCTCCGGCCCGCAGACCACCAATCTTGCCGACATCCTCGAACGCGTCCTCGACAAGGGCATCGTCATCGCCGGGGACATCAAGATCGACCTCCTCGACATCGAGCTGCTCACCATCCGCCTCCGGCTGTTCGTGGCGTCCGTGGACACGGCGAAGAAGGCCGGAATCGACTGGTGGGAGAACGATCCCGCACTCAGCTCGAGCGCCTCCCGTAGTGCTTTGCAGGACGAGAACCGCGAGTTGCGTGAGCGTCTGAAGGCGCTCGAATCCGCGGCCGACGACGCGTCACCCCAGCGATGA